One window of the Pseudomonas lurida genome contains the following:
- a CDS encoding acetyl/propionyl/methylcrotonyl-CoA carboxylase subunit alpha has product MPQLTKILIANRGEIACRIQRTAQTLGYRTVAVYSDADAQALHVQMADEAVHIGPAPVQQSYLNIEAILDAARLTGADAIHPGYGFLSENPDFARACQHANLTFIGPGVEAIELMGSKRLSKLAMLDAGVPCIAGYQGSAQDDATLQREAERIGYPLMIKASAGGGGRGMRLVHQPQDLLNNLQTARSEARNAFGSDELILEQALIDPRHVEIQLFGDSHGNLIYLGERDCSIQRRHQKVIEEAPCPVMTPALRQAMGEAALKAGRAVNYVGAGTVEFLLDRQGRFYFLEMNTRLQVEHPVTELITSLDLVGWQLHIAAGQALPLTQADVTLSGHAMEVRLYAEDPAQGFLPQTGEVLHWEPAAGVRIDHGVVQGQRISPFYDPMLGKIIAHGTTREEARRKLLRAVEDTVLLGLETNRQLLADLLKHPDFIAGDFSTGFIAQHFNEIPPQAPSKEQLDLAAALFYAHSAHQHSQALAGWRNTASAPSTYRLEVNGAIHNVSAEHLHLTTDGRYATLVLNGIRRRIAYHLDGNRLWLPGLTVIDRTQHIASRQADAGSGTVKAPMDGAIVDVRVSAGDSVTKGQLLLVLEAMKMEHPLTAGIDGVIKGVQVVTGDQVRNRQVLLEIV; this is encoded by the coding sequence ATGCCGCAGCTAACAAAAATCCTGATCGCCAACCGTGGCGAAATCGCCTGCCGCATCCAACGCACCGCCCAAACCCTGGGCTACCGCACGGTGGCGGTCTACAGCGATGCCGACGCCCAGGCCCTGCACGTACAAATGGCCGACGAAGCCGTGCACATCGGCCCTGCGCCCGTCCAACAGTCATACCTCAACATCGAAGCCATCCTCGACGCTGCCAGGCTCACCGGCGCCGACGCCATCCACCCCGGCTACGGCTTCCTCTCCGAAAACCCCGACTTCGCCCGCGCCTGCCAGCACGCCAACCTCACCTTCATCGGCCCCGGTGTCGAGGCCATCGAACTGATGGGCAGCAAACGCCTGTCCAAACTCGCCATGCTCGACGCCGGCGTGCCCTGTATCGCCGGCTACCAGGGCAGCGCCCAGGACGACGCCACCCTGCAACGCGAAGCCGAGCGCATCGGCTACCCGCTGATGATCAAGGCCAGCGCCGGTGGCGGCGGTCGCGGCATGCGCCTGGTGCACCAGCCACAAGACCTGTTGAACAACCTGCAGACTGCCCGCTCGGAAGCCAGGAACGCCTTTGGCAGCGATGAACTGATCCTCGAACAAGCCCTGATCGACCCACGCCACGTCGAGATCCAGCTGTTTGGCGACAGCCACGGCAACCTGATCTACCTTGGCGAACGCGACTGCTCGATCCAGCGCCGCCATCAGAAAGTCATCGAGGAAGCGCCCTGCCCCGTCATGACGCCCGCGCTGCGCCAGGCGATGGGTGAAGCCGCCCTGAAGGCCGGGCGCGCGGTGAACTACGTCGGTGCGGGCACCGTGGAATTCCTGCTCGACCGCCAGGGCCGGTTCTACTTCCTGGAAATGAACACGCGCCTACAAGTGGAACACCCGGTGACCGAGCTGATCACTAGCCTCGACCTGGTGGGCTGGCAGCTGCACATCGCCGCCGGCCAAGCGCTACCGCTGACGCAGGCGGACGTCACCCTGAGCGGCCACGCCATGGAAGTGCGGCTATACGCCGAAGACCCGGCCCAGGGCTTCCTGCCGCAAACCGGCGAGGTGCTGCACTGGGAACCGGCGGCTGGCGTGCGCATCGATCATGGCGTGGTGCAAGGCCAGCGTATCAGCCCGTTCTACGACCCCATGCTGGGCAAGATCATCGCCCATGGCACCACCCGCGAGGAGGCCCGGCGTAAACTGCTGCGAGCCGTGGAAGACACGGTGTTGCTGGGCCTGGAGACCAATCGGCAGCTGTTGGCTGACCTGCTCAAGCACCCGGACTTTATCGCTGGCGATTTCAGCACCGGGTTTATCGCGCAGCACTTCAACGAAATTCCGCCCCAGGCCCCATCAAAAGAACAGCTCGACCTCGCCGCCGCGCTGTTTTACGCACACAGCGCACACCAGCATTCCCAAGCACTCGCGGGGTGGCGCAACACCGCCAGCGCGCCCAGCACCTACCGCCTTGAAGTCAACGGCGCCATCCACAACGTCAGCGCTGAGCACCTGCACCTCACCACCGACGGTCGCTATGCCACGCTGGTACTCAATGGCATCCGCCGCCGCATCGCCTATCACCTCGACGGCAACCGACTGTGGCTACCCGGCCTCACCGTGATCGACCGCACCCAGCACATCGCCAGTCGCCAGGCCGACGCCGGCAGCGGCACGGTCAAGGCGCCGATGGACGGTGCGATTGTCGATGTGCGGGTCAGCGCCGGCGACAGCGTCACCAAAGGCCAACTGCTGTTGGTGCTCGAAGCCATGAAAATGGAGCATCCGCTGACGGCCGGTATCGACGGAGTGATCAAGGGCGTGCAAGTGGTCACCGGTGATCAAGTGCGCAATCGTCAGGTTTTACTGGAGATCGTCTAA
- a CDS encoding exonuclease domain-containing protein — translation MPHWLIIDLEATTDEGGWPVTEMEVIEIGASLVNRQGRELDHFQRFVRPLRRPLLTPFCRQLTHITQANIDGAAPITEVWPLFERWLGQHQPRLEGWASWGDYDRKQLELEWQRHGLASALAQTPHVNLKQRFAKARRLDKPLGLNGALQLAGLQFHGQQHRALEDARNTARLLPLILPV, via the coding sequence ATGCCTCATTGGCTGATTATTGACCTTGAAGCCACAACGGATGAAGGCGGCTGGCCCGTGACGGAGATGGAAGTCATCGAGATCGGCGCGAGCCTGGTCAACCGCCAGGGCCGCGAGCTGGATCATTTCCAGCGCTTTGTGCGGCCACTGCGCCGACCATTGCTGACACCCTTCTGTCGCCAACTGACACACATCACCCAGGCGAACATCGATGGCGCGGCCCCCATCACTGAGGTGTGGCCGCTGTTCGAACGCTGGCTGGGCCAGCATCAGCCACGCCTGGAGGGTTGGGCCAGCTGGGGCGACTACGATCGCAAGCAGCTGGAGCTGGAGTGGCAACGCCACGGACTGGCCAGCGCACTCGCCCAAACCCCCCATGTGAATCTCAAGCAACGCTTCGCCAAGGCCCGGCGCCTGGACAAGCCGCTGGGGCTCAACGGCGCCTTGCAGTTGGCAGGGCTGCAGTTCCATGGCCAGCAACATCGGGCGCTGGAGGATGCACGCAACACCGCACGCCTGCTGCCGCTGATTCTACCGGTCTAG
- a CDS encoding pyrimidine/purine nucleoside phosphorylase, protein MFKVNEYFDGTVKSIAFGTPEGPATIGVMAPGEYEFGTAQREIMHVVSGALTVKLPDASEWETFAAGSQFNVPANSKFQLKVAVDTAYLCEYRG, encoded by the coding sequence ATGTTCAAAGTCAACGAGTACTTCGACGGCACCGTCAAGTCGATCGCTTTCGGCACCCCAGAAGGTCCGGCGACCATCGGCGTAATGGCCCCCGGCGAATATGAGTTCGGTACCGCCCAGCGTGAAATCATGCACGTGGTGTCCGGCGCACTGACCGTCAAGCTGCCTGACGCCAGCGAGTGGGAAACCTTCGCTGCTGGGAGCCAGTTCAACGTGCCGGCCAACAGCAAGTTCCAGCTGAAGGTTGCCGTGGACACTGCTTACCTGTGCGAATACCGCGGCTAA
- a CDS encoding MOSC domain-containing protein, with protein MLRLSALYRYPLKSGKAEIVQQVGLDKLGVEGDRRWMLVDEASGRFLTQRAVAKMSQLSALWNTRGGLTLSSPGYTSLDVAVPGSDALLRGVTIWRDTLRVPDAGAEAAAWVSDFIGKPTRLVHIPLERARTTEAGYGKDDDQVAFADGYPLLVIGQGSLDDLSQRIGRPMEMLRFRPNLVIEGSEAFAEDGWKRLRIGDVEFRAVKPCSRCILTTIDPQTGERSADREPFATLESYRKTENGAIFGQNLVNDGIGRLEVGMPVTILE; from the coding sequence ATGCTTCGTCTCAGCGCGTTGTACCGTTACCCCTTGAAGTCCGGCAAGGCCGAGATAGTGCAGCAGGTCGGCCTGGATAAACTTGGGGTAGAGGGTGATCGACGTTGGATGCTGGTGGACGAGGCCAGTGGGCGTTTCCTCACGCAGCGCGCCGTGGCAAAGATGAGCCAGCTGTCGGCACTCTGGAACACCCGCGGCGGGCTCACCCTGAGTTCGCCGGGCTACACGTCGTTGGACGTGGCCGTGCCCGGCAGCGATGCCCTATTGCGCGGTGTGACCATCTGGCGTGACACCTTGCGTGTGCCGGACGCGGGCGCAGAAGCTGCCGCCTGGGTCAGTGACTTTATCGGCAAGCCGACGCGCCTGGTGCACATCCCTCTCGAACGCGCCCGCACCACCGAGGCCGGTTATGGCAAGGACGACGACCAGGTCGCGTTTGCCGACGGTTACCCGCTGCTGGTGATCGGCCAGGGCTCACTGGACGATCTCTCGCAACGCATCGGCCGCCCCATGGAAATGCTGCGTTTTCGTCCCAACCTGGTGATCGAAGGCAGCGAAGCCTTTGCAGAAGACGGCTGGAAACGCCTGCGCATCGGCGATGTGGAGTTCCGTGCGGTCAAGCCGTGCTCGCGCTGCATCCTCACCACCATCGACCCGCAGACCGGCGAACGCAGCGCCGACCGCGAACCTTTCGCGACGCTGGAGTCCTATCGCAAGACTGAAAATGGCGCGATTTTCGGCCAGAACCTGGTCAACGATGGTATTGGTCGCCTGGAAGTCGGGATGCCAGTGACGATTCTCGAGTAG
- a CDS encoding chemotaxis protein CheV encodes MAGILDTVDQRTQLVGENRLEILMFRLAGRQLFAINVFKVQEVLQLPKLTLMPQRHPFVCGVVNLRGQTLPVIDLSQAIGMRPLVPGPNSTIIVTEYNRSVQAFLVGGVDRIVNMNWEAILPPPTSAGRQHYLTAISKVDDQLVEIIDVEKVLAEIVPYNAKVSREKLEDPVLERARGREVLLVDDSNVALSQLRDTLGQLGVKMHIASDGLKALNMLKAWADSGQVMTDKLLMIFTDAEMPEMDGYRLTTEIRNDPRLRKLYVVLHTSLSGSFNDSMVKKVGCDNFLSKFQPDKLVDVVRQRLMLDEVPA; translated from the coding sequence ATGGCCGGCATTCTCGACACGGTAGATCAACGCACGCAATTGGTGGGTGAGAATCGCCTGGAGATCCTCATGTTCCGCCTGGCCGGGCGCCAGTTGTTCGCGATCAACGTGTTCAAGGTGCAGGAAGTGCTGCAATTGCCCAAGCTGACCTTGATGCCACAACGTCACCCCTTCGTGTGCGGCGTGGTCAACCTGCGTGGCCAGACGCTGCCAGTGATCGACCTGTCCCAGGCCATTGGCATGCGCCCGCTGGTGCCGGGCCCCAACAGCACCATTATTGTCACTGAGTACAACCGCTCGGTTCAGGCGTTCCTGGTGGGCGGTGTGGACCGCATCGTCAACATGAACTGGGAAGCCATTCTGCCCCCACCGACCAGTGCCGGGCGCCAGCATTACCTCACCGCCATCAGCAAGGTCGACGACCAGTTGGTGGAAATCATCGACGTGGAAAAAGTCCTGGCCGAGATCGTGCCGTACAACGCCAAGGTCTCCCGCGAGAAACTCGAAGACCCGGTGCTGGAGCGCGCCCGTGGCCGTGAAGTGCTGCTGGTGGATGACTCCAACGTGGCCCTGTCGCAACTGCGCGACACCCTCGGCCAACTGGGCGTGAAGATGCACATTGCCAGCGACGGTCTCAAGGCGTTGAACATGCTCAAGGCCTGGGCTGACAGCGGCCAGGTGATGACCGACAAGCTGCTGATGATTTTCACCGATGCCGAAATGCCCGAGATGGACGGTTACCGCCTCACCACCGAGATCCGTAACGACCCGCGCCTGCGCAAGCTGTACGTGGTGCTGCACACCTCGCTGTCGGGCAGTTTCAACGACTCGATGGTGAAGAAGGTCGGCTGCGACAATTTCCTGTCCAAATTCCAGCCCGACAAGCTCGTGGATGTGGTGCGTCAGCGTCTGATGCTGGACGAAGTGCCCGCTTGA
- a CDS encoding sensor histidine kinase: MYANLKTLIARSASRSNARRLVLALCLGSLLLSLWAYTRAAPLPLLVIVLNLATLVVVGLQQWRSRKSIKFQPQELADRLLQVQENERHRLSRELHDDIGQLLTAAKLQSEWLKRRLPDDLQSQCTVLCNTLDETLAKVRDVSAILNPRQLASLGLEASLRAHLLKTLENTPIHWSLECQQRLTGIPEEMAVAAFRITQEAVTNMLRHAQARNLLVRLQRLPEGLSLSICDDGQGFSPAINPGLEGQRGMAGMSERIDQLGGSLSVSSQPGKGTRIDALFPWAPRALERASSPKVLE; encoded by the coding sequence ATGTACGCCAACCTCAAGACACTCATCGCAAGGTCCGCGTCCCGCAGCAATGCACGCCGATTAGTCCTCGCCTTGTGCCTTGGCTCACTGCTGCTGAGCCTGTGGGCCTACACCCGGGCCGCGCCATTGCCGTTGCTGGTGATTGTGCTCAACCTGGCCACCCTGGTGGTGGTGGGCCTGCAACAATGGCGTTCACGCAAGTCCATCAAGTTCCAGCCTCAGGAACTGGCCGACCGTTTGCTGCAGGTCCAGGAGAACGAACGCCACCGCCTCAGCCGTGAACTGCACGACGATATCGGCCAACTGCTCACCGCCGCCAAGCTGCAAAGCGAATGGCTCAAGCGTCGCCTGCCCGACGACCTGCAAAGCCAGTGCACGGTGTTGTGCAACACCCTGGATGAAACCCTGGCCAAGGTGCGCGACGTGTCCGCCATCCTCAATCCTCGCCAGTTGGCCAGCCTGGGCCTGGAAGCCAGCCTGCGCGCGCATCTGCTCAAGACCCTGGAAAACACCCCGATTCACTGGAGCCTGGAATGCCAGCAACGGCTCACCGGTATCCCGGAAGAAATGGCCGTGGCAGCCTTTCGCATCACCCAGGAAGCGGTGACCAACATGCTGCGCCACGCCCAGGCGCGCAATCTGCTGGTGCGCCTGCAACGCCTGCCCGAAGGCCTGTCGCTGAGTATCTGCGATGACGGCCAGGGCTTTTCGCCCGCCATCAACCCAGGCCTGGAAGGCCAACGGGGCATGGCCGGCATGTCCGAGCGGATTGATCAGCTTGGCGGTTCGTTATCCGTCAGTAGCCAGCCAGGCAAAGGGACACGGATCGACGCGCTTTTCCCCTGGGCGCCACGCGCCCTCGAACGGGCCAGTTCCCCTAAGGTTCTCGAGTGA